The Sesamum indicum cultivar Zhongzhi No. 13 linkage group LG6, S_indicum_v1.0, whole genome shotgun sequence genome has a segment encoding these proteins:
- the LOC105164185 gene encoding extended synaptotagmin-1 isoform X2 → MEPIGQLQRVMRCSFHWDTDDVNILLFAKLAMPLMGTARIVVNSIHIKGHLLLMPILEGKAMTYSFVSTPDVRLGVAFGSGGSQSLPATELPGVSSWLIKLATDTLNKRLVEPRRQCLALPAEDLQKKAVGGILYVTVLSASKLSGSNLKGCASTKHINSSEDTYTDDPVNSKELQTFLEIELGELTRRTDVRAGSSPKWDTTFNLILHDNAGILRFHLYERTLGNVKYDFLTSCEIKMRYVPDDSTIFWAIGPNSTVIAKHAELCGKEVEMTVPFEGVNLGELTVRLVLKEWQFSDGSHSSTNVSASSRHSLSGGSNFLPRTGRRICITVVEGKDLVVKDKIGKSDPYVKLQYGKVMQRTKAVPHSPNPTWNQKFEFDEIGGGEYLKVKCYTEETFSDESIGSARVNLEGLLEGSIRDVYIPLEKVNSGELRLQIEALKVEDNESSKGSHGSFANAWIELVLIEARDLVAADLRGTSDPYVRVHYGNMKKSTKVMYKTLNPQWHQTLEFPDDGSPLTLHVKDHNTLLPTSNIGDCVVEYQMLPPNQMADKWIPLQGVKRGEIHIQITRKVPELEKKPSVDYESSPTTVRHQISNQMKEMMIKLRSQVDENDLEGVSKSLTELESLHDTQEEFMVQLETEQTLLIDKINELGQEIFNASPTLHRTATIP, encoded by the exons ATGGAACCCATTGGGCAACTTCAG CGAGTCATGCGCTGCAGTTTTCACTGGGACACGGATGATGTAAACATTTTGTTGTTTGCTAAGTTGGCTATGCCATTAATGGGAACAGCTCGAATCGTTGTAAACAGCATCCACATCAAGGGTCAT CTTCTTCTGATGCCAATATTAGAAGGTAAAGCTATGACTTACTCATTTGTATCAACTCCTGACGTAAGACTCGGTGTTGCTTTCGGAAGTGGTGGAAGCCAATCTTTACCTGCAACAGAGCTACCAGGTGTTTCTTCATGGCTg ATCAAACTGGCCACTGATACACTGAATAAGAGGTTGGTTGAACCTCGACGTCAGTGTCTTGCTTTGCCAGCTGAAGACTTGCAGAAGAAAGCTGTAGGCGGTATATTATATGTCACTGTGCTATCCGCTAGTAAACTTTCTGGTAGCAACTTGAAAGGCTGTGCTTCCACAAAGCACATTAATTCTTCAGAAGATACTTATACAGATGATCCTGTCAACAGCAAAGAGCTTCAGACATTTTTAGAGATCGAACTTGGGGAATTAACGAGGAGAACAGATGTAAGAGCAGGATCTAGCCCTAAGTGGGACACAACATTCAACCTGATCCTACATGACAATGCAGGAATTCTCAGATTCCATCTCTACGAACGCACTCTTGGAAATGTAAAATATGACTTTCTTACAAGCTGCGAAATTAAG ATGAGATATGTCCCTGATGACTCAACCATATTTTGGGCCATTGGGCCAAATTCAACCGTGATTGCCAAGCACGCCGAGCTTTGTGGAAAAGAAGTTGAAATGACAGTTCCGTTTGAGGGCGTTAATTTAGGAGAG TTGACTGTGAGGCTTGTACTCAAAGAGTGGCAGTTTTCTGATGGTTCACATAGCTCGACCAATGTTAGTGCAAGCTCTCGTCATTCACTGAGTGGGGGATCTAATTTTCTTCCCAGAACTGGAAGGAGAATCTGCATAACTGTGGTTGAGGGCAAGGACCTTGTTGTGAAGGACAAAATTGGGAAATCTGACCCTTATGTTAAACTACAGTATGGGAAG GTTATGCAAAGAACAAAAGCTGTCCCACATTCTCCCAATCCAACATGGAATCAGAAGttcgaatttgatgaaatagGAGGTGGGGAGTATTTGAAGGTAAAATGCTATACTGAAGAAACATTTAGCGATGAGAGCATTGGTAGTGCTCGGGTGAACTTGGAAGGTCTTCTAGAAGGTTCCATAAGAGATGTATATATTCCCCTTGAAAAAGTTAATTCTGGAGAGTTGCGGCTTCAGATAGAAGCACTGAAAGTTGAAGATAACGAATCTTCGAAG GGTTCACATGGATCTTTCGCCAATGCTTGGATTGAACTAGTTCTAATTGAAGCAAGAGATCTTGTGGCTGCTGATCTCCGTGGAACGAGTGATCCCTACGTGAGGGTACACTATGGAAACATGAAGAAAAGTACTAAG GTTATGTACAAAACACTGAATCCACAATGGCATCAGACCTTAGAATTTCCTGACGATGGTAGTCCCCTCACGTTGCACGTAAAAGATCACAACACTCTGCTACCCACATCCAACATAGGGGACTGTGTGGTCGAGTATCAGATGTTGCCTCCCAATCAGATGGCTGACAAATGGATACCGTTGCAAGGAGTGAAACGGGGCGAAATCCACAttcaaattacaagaaaagtCCCGGAACTGGAGAAGAAGCCAAGTGTAGATTATGAATCATCCCCAACTACTGTTCGCCATCAGATTTCCAATCAG ATGAAGGAAATGATGATCAAGCTTCGGTCTCAGGTCGATGAGAACGATCTTGAAGGGGTTTCAAAGTCGCTGACTGAGCTTGAAAGCCTTCATGATACTCAAGAAGAGTTCATGGTCCAACTTGAGACTGAACAAACTCTCCTAATCGACAAAATTAATGAGCTTGGACAGGAAATATTTAACGCGTCGCCTACCTTGCACAGAACTGCTACCATTCCTTGA
- the LOC105164185 gene encoding synaptotagmin-5 isoform X1, whose protein sequence is MGRTKKKLLDFNEAVRSLKKLLEEHPLLPFVIPLLFVLWAIERWFFSLSNWVLLAVAVWATIQYGSYQRRHIVEDFNKKLMQVTLQSSPVTPLEHCEWLNKLLLEVWSNYVNPKLSLRFAFIVERRLKHLKSKLIEKIELQEFSLGSRPPLFGLHGTHWATSGDQRVMRCSFHWDTDDVNILLFAKLAMPLMGTARIVVNSIHIKGHLLLMPILEGKAMTYSFVSTPDVRLGVAFGSGGSQSLPATELPGVSSWLIKLATDTLNKRLVEPRRQCLALPAEDLQKKAVGGILYVTVLSASKLSGSNLKGCASTKHINSSEDTYTDDPVNSKELQTFLEIELGELTRRTDVRAGSSPKWDTTFNLILHDNAGILRFHLYERTLGNVKYDFLTSCEIKMRYVPDDSTIFWAIGPNSTVIAKHAELCGKEVEMTVPFEGVNLGELTVRLVLKEWQFSDGSHSSTNVSASSRHSLSGGSNFLPRTGRRICITVVEGKDLVVKDKIGKSDPYVKLQYGKVMQRTKAVPHSPNPTWNQKFEFDEIGGGEYLKVKCYTEETFSDESIGSARVNLEGLLEGSIRDVYIPLEKVNSGELRLQIEALKVEDNESSKGSHGSFANAWIELVLIEARDLVAADLRGTSDPYVRVHYGNMKKSTKVMYKTLNPQWHQTLEFPDDGSPLTLHVKDHNTLLPTSNIGDCVVEYQMLPPNQMADKWIPLQGVKRGEIHIQITRKVPELEKKPSVDYESSPTTVRHQISNQMKEMMIKLRSQVDENDLEGVSKSLTELESLHDTQEEFMVQLETEQTLLIDKINELGQEIFNASPTLHRTATIP, encoded by the exons ATGGGCagaacaaagaagaaattgtTGGACTTCAATGAGGCAGTTCGGTCGTTGAAGAAGTTGTTGGAGGAGCACCCTCTACTTCCATTTGTAATTCCTCTGCTGTTTGTTCTTTGGGCCATTGAGAGATGGTTTTTCTCTCTATCCAATTGGGTTCTTCTTGCTGTCGCTGTGTGGGCTACAATTCAG TACGGGAGTTATCAGAGGCGACATATAGTGGAAGATTTCAATAAGAAATTGATGCAAGTGACACTACAGTCTTCG CCGGTAACACCTCTAGAGCACTGTGAATGGCTGAACAAGCTATTACTTGAAGTTTGGTCGAATTATGTCAACCCAAAGCTTTCATTGCGTTTTGCATTCATTGTTGAG AGGCGCTTAAAGCATCTAAAGTCGAAGTTGATT GAAAAAATTGAGTTACAAGAATTTTCTCTTGGTTCACGTCCTCCTTTATTTGGGCTACATGGAACCCATTGGGCAACTTCAGGTGATcag CGAGTCATGCGCTGCAGTTTTCACTGGGACACGGATGATGTAAACATTTTGTTGTTTGCTAAGTTGGCTATGCCATTAATGGGAACAGCTCGAATCGTTGTAAACAGCATCCACATCAAGGGTCAT CTTCTTCTGATGCCAATATTAGAAGGTAAAGCTATGACTTACTCATTTGTATCAACTCCTGACGTAAGACTCGGTGTTGCTTTCGGAAGTGGTGGAAGCCAATCTTTACCTGCAACAGAGCTACCAGGTGTTTCTTCATGGCTg ATCAAACTGGCCACTGATACACTGAATAAGAGGTTGGTTGAACCTCGACGTCAGTGTCTTGCTTTGCCAGCTGAAGACTTGCAGAAGAAAGCTGTAGGCGGTATATTATATGTCACTGTGCTATCCGCTAGTAAACTTTCTGGTAGCAACTTGAAAGGCTGTGCTTCCACAAAGCACATTAATTCTTCAGAAGATACTTATACAGATGATCCTGTCAACAGCAAAGAGCTTCAGACATTTTTAGAGATCGAACTTGGGGAATTAACGAGGAGAACAGATGTAAGAGCAGGATCTAGCCCTAAGTGGGACACAACATTCAACCTGATCCTACATGACAATGCAGGAATTCTCAGATTCCATCTCTACGAACGCACTCTTGGAAATGTAAAATATGACTTTCTTACAAGCTGCGAAATTAAG ATGAGATATGTCCCTGATGACTCAACCATATTTTGGGCCATTGGGCCAAATTCAACCGTGATTGCCAAGCACGCCGAGCTTTGTGGAAAAGAAGTTGAAATGACAGTTCCGTTTGAGGGCGTTAATTTAGGAGAG TTGACTGTGAGGCTTGTACTCAAAGAGTGGCAGTTTTCTGATGGTTCACATAGCTCGACCAATGTTAGTGCAAGCTCTCGTCATTCACTGAGTGGGGGATCTAATTTTCTTCCCAGAACTGGAAGGAGAATCTGCATAACTGTGGTTGAGGGCAAGGACCTTGTTGTGAAGGACAAAATTGGGAAATCTGACCCTTATGTTAAACTACAGTATGGGAAG GTTATGCAAAGAACAAAAGCTGTCCCACATTCTCCCAATCCAACATGGAATCAGAAGttcgaatttgatgaaatagGAGGTGGGGAGTATTTGAAGGTAAAATGCTATACTGAAGAAACATTTAGCGATGAGAGCATTGGTAGTGCTCGGGTGAACTTGGAAGGTCTTCTAGAAGGTTCCATAAGAGATGTATATATTCCCCTTGAAAAAGTTAATTCTGGAGAGTTGCGGCTTCAGATAGAAGCACTGAAAGTTGAAGATAACGAATCTTCGAAG GGTTCACATGGATCTTTCGCCAATGCTTGGATTGAACTAGTTCTAATTGAAGCAAGAGATCTTGTGGCTGCTGATCTCCGTGGAACGAGTGATCCCTACGTGAGGGTACACTATGGAAACATGAAGAAAAGTACTAAG GTTATGTACAAAACACTGAATCCACAATGGCATCAGACCTTAGAATTTCCTGACGATGGTAGTCCCCTCACGTTGCACGTAAAAGATCACAACACTCTGCTACCCACATCCAACATAGGGGACTGTGTGGTCGAGTATCAGATGTTGCCTCCCAATCAGATGGCTGACAAATGGATACCGTTGCAAGGAGTGAAACGGGGCGAAATCCACAttcaaattacaagaaaagtCCCGGAACTGGAGAAGAAGCCAAGTGTAGATTATGAATCATCCCCAACTACTGTTCGCCATCAGATTTCCAATCAG ATGAAGGAAATGATGATCAAGCTTCGGTCTCAGGTCGATGAGAACGATCTTGAAGGGGTTTCAAAGTCGCTGACTGAGCTTGAAAGCCTTCATGATACTCAAGAAGAGTTCATGGTCCAACTTGAGACTGAACAAACTCTCCTAATCGACAAAATTAATGAGCTTGGACAGGAAATATTTAACGCGTCGCCTACCTTGCACAGAACTGCTACCATTCCTTGA